A genomic segment from Antedon mediterranea chromosome 6, ecAntMedi1.1, whole genome shotgun sequence encodes:
- the LOC140052194 gene encoding uncharacterized protein → MFYIRVVILFATALVISHAQVSEQWNISIELQGSSLWGYVQVLKDGQLKYICNDYWDIEDGRVVCTQLGLGDVFTVSGETYPTENTIPDGFLCDGTESTLTECQRTSDLPGDENTRCNAAYVSCGPKDSKVYDWKEIGCFQDNNNRILPDLKCDESTTEICRHCLNDTGQYFCADYHGMTVDLCLQVCCGYGYTYAGLQNGDQCFCGHESADYSRYGEKPSTDCSSECEGNAGQDCGGIFNMKVYECIYPDASTIQDISTESSIPTSSVSPTSKRDTNTPENNVTPPMTTEYSSSVTVSKSSEPSSSSTYLTSTKSNEVSMTNGVTVPTSSKEPTKSSVTSSSTEDSSRITVSKSNEETSKPFSTLTSSISTQSKVSMISDVTMTISSKEPTKSSVTSSSTEDSSRITVSRSNEETSKPFSTLTSSISTQSKVSMISDVTMTISSKEPTKSSVTPPYTITKSTKGPVSSSVTSTRQYSTSDGDKFVKTTIASSTGDAMMSRNPSEYSTSMSSVRNTDGPRTSEQSLSSNLPSNNPTTSFNKSLTTSKVQETPVVLTTKKNNENPVPKDSLTSNEEDDSFWYWYMILGTVCLLPIVLILFRCFCWKTSKKHKFNYSQNKPSKIKGELADDCDFDSIDDNCIVTKGTIVDEEVQPVPIPSYLYPPPTVNDNQKLIEKDDPEFTDWNVDNNGVVNTGVSVETETKPINGDVEAAVDAADLYSRVDFSKKKNRRMIDMNNL, encoded by the exons ATGTTCTACATCAGAGTCGTTATTCTTTTTGCCACTGCTTTAGTTATATCACATGCTCAGG tttctgaacaatggAATATATCTATCGAGTTGCAAGGTAGTTCACTGTGGGGTTATGTACAAGTTTTAAAAGATGGTCAATTGAAGTATATATGCAATGATTACTGGGACATTGAAGATGGACGTGTTGTCTGTACACAATTAG GTCTTGGTGATGTATTTACGGTTAGTGGAGAGACATACCCTACAGAAAATACTATACCAGATGGGTTCTTGTGCGATGGAACAGAGAGTACGCTAACCGAGTGTCAACGTACATCAGATCTACCAGGTGACGAAAATACACGATGCAATGCAGCTTACGTATCATGTGGTCCAAAGG ATTCTAAAGTGTACGATTGGAAAGAAATCGGCTGTTTTCAAGATAACAATAACCGAATACTTCCTGACTTAAAGTGCGATGAATCCACAACCGAGATATGTAGACATTGCTTAAATGACACCGGCCAGTATTTCTGTGCTGATTACCACGGAATGACTGTGGATCTATGTCTACAAGTATGCTGTGGTTATGGTTATACGTACGCAGGCTTACAGAATGGAGATCAATGCTTCTGTGGACACGAATCTGCTGACTATAGTAGATATGGGGAGAAGCCATCAACTGACTGCTCTTCCGAGTGTGAAGGCAACGCTGGGCAGGATTGTGGCGGTATATTCAACATGAAAGTCTACGAATGTA TTTATCCTGATGCTAGCACAATACAAGATATATCAACTGAATCATCGATTCCCACTTCTAGTGTATCACCAACCTCTAAAAGAGACACAAATACACCGGAAAATAATGTAACACCACCGATGACTACGGAATACTCAAGTAGTGTAACAGtttcaaaatcaagcgagccaTCTTCTTCTTCAACTTATCTTACTTCCACTAAATCAAACGAAGTATCTATGACTAACGGTGTAACAGTCCCAACTTCAAGTAAAGAACCAACCAAATCCTCTGTCACATCATCTTCTACGGAAGATTCAAGTCGTATAACAGTTTCAAAATCAAACGAAGAAACAAGCAAACCATTCTCTACTTTAACTTCTTCTATTTCTACTCAATCAAAAGTGTCTATGATCAGTGACGTTACAATGACAATATCAAGTAAGGAACCAACCAAATCCTCTGTCACATCATCTTCTACGGAAGATTCAAGTCGTATAACAGTTTCAAGATCAAACGAAGAAACAAGCAAACCATTCTCTACTTTAACTTCTTCTATTTCTACTCAATCAAAAGTGTCTATGATCAGTGACGTTACAATGACAATATCAAGTAAGGAACCAACCAAATCCTCCGTCACACCACCTTACACTATTACTAAATCAACGAAAGGTCCTGTATCTTCTTCAGTTACAAGCACACGTCAGTATTCAACAAGCGACGGagataaatttgtaaaaacgACTATCGCGTCATCAACTGGTGACGCAATGATGTCACGTAACCCATCTGAGTATTCAACATCAATGAGTTCAGTGAGAAACACGGATGGACCAAGAACATCTGAACAATCTTTATCATCGAATCTACCAAGCAATAATCCTACTACATCATTTAACAAGTCCCTGACAACATCTAAGGTGCAAGAAACACCGGTCGTTCTCACAA CAAAGAAAAACAACGAAAACCCCGTTCCAAAGGACAGCTTAACGTCTAACGAAGAAGATGATTCATTTTGGT ACTGGTATATGATATTGGGAACCGTGTGTTTGTTGcctattgttttaattttgtttcgaTGTTTCTGTTGGAAAACCAG CAAGAAACACAAGTTCAACTACTCACAGAACAAGCCTAGCAAGATCAAAGGTGAACTGGCAGACGACTGTGATTTCGATTCAATTGATGATAACTGTATTGTTACTAAAGGCACCATAGTAGATGAAGAGGTTCAACCGGTACCAATACCTTCATATCTATATCCACCACCAACTGTAAACGATAACCAGAAGTTAATCGAAAAAGATGATCCAGAATTTACCGACTGGAACGTTGATAATAATGGCGTTGTCAACACTGGTGTGTCTGTTGAAACTGAAACAAAACCCATTAACGGTGACGTTGAGGCGGCTGTAGACGCTGCAGATTTGTACAGTCGAGTTGatttttcaaagaaaaaaaatcgaCGAATGATTGATATGAATAATTTGTAA
- the LOC140051637 gene encoding uncharacterized protein, producing the protein MNTTTPLDFNNIPLIATQKPSENSNLDILAYVTISFALVFLLFFLWINLKHVRNNNRFQGSTPVMVPQIIQISSISSRPNSLRSIDLDRTISSIPRSQHSFVAEDMYSKVQETTRENMKNDTIERNSKKNKHRPNHDIYADIDTVIVEPSSSNTGKTDQAAVPIYAKVNKHPKKV; encoded by the exons ATGAATACAACGACACCATTGGATTTTAATAACATTCCATTGATAGCAACTCAGAAACCATCAGAAAATAGTAACTTAGACATATTAG CGTACGTGACTATATCCTTTGCATTGGTGTTTTTGTTGTTCTTTTTGTGGATAAACTTAAAACATGTAAG AAATAACAATCGGTTCCAGGGTTCTACACCAGTAATGGTACCACAAATCATCCAGATTTCTAGTATtagcagtaggcctaattcattAAGATCCATAGACCTAGATCGTACAATAAGCAGCATTCCTAGGAGCCAGCACTCTTTTGTTGCAGAGGACATGTATTCTAAGGTTCAGGAAACAACAAGAGAGAACATGAAAAATGATACAATTGAAAGAAActcaaagaaaaataaacataggcctaatcatgaTATATACGCTGATATCGATACAGTTATTGTTGAACCTTCATCAAGTAATACAGGAAAAACTGACCAAGCAGCCGTACCTATCTATGCCAAAGTAAATAAACATCCGAAAAAAGTGTAA